The following proteins are co-located in the Pseudarthrobacter siccitolerans genome:
- a CDS encoding Cgl0159 family (beta/alpha)8-fold protein → MTLTPLTSSNAVDDDPRRYEHLSTIRLEDPEAVARAAKARRRHPGVKAGKQNFIVAADHPARGALAVGSDPVAMADRRQLLDRLQIALANPAVDGVLASPDIMDDLLLLGALDGKLVFGSMNRGGLSGLVNEFDDRFTGHTAAALEALGADGGKMLTRICLGDPDTVATLEATAKAIDSLAERKLIAMVEPFLSLRENGRVRNDLSTNAVIKSVAIAEGLGSTSAYTWMKLPVVADMERVMAATTMPTVLLGGDPDGSQDEVFATWKAALALPGVQGLTVGRTLLYPADGDVAGAVAMAASLLNHTAEVSE, encoded by the coding sequence GTGACCCTCACGCCTCTTACCTCCAGCAACGCTGTGGACGACGATCCCCGCCGCTACGAGCACCTGAGCACTATCCGGCTCGAAGATCCCGAAGCTGTGGCCCGCGCAGCCAAAGCCCGGCGCCGCCACCCCGGCGTGAAAGCGGGAAAGCAGAACTTCATCGTCGCGGCCGATCACCCGGCGCGCGGCGCCCTGGCTGTCGGCTCGGATCCGGTAGCCATGGCTGATCGCCGCCAGCTGTTGGACCGTTTGCAGATCGCGTTGGCCAATCCGGCCGTTGACGGTGTCCTGGCCTCGCCGGACATCATGGATGACCTGCTGCTGCTGGGCGCCCTGGACGGCAAGCTGGTGTTCGGTTCGATGAACCGCGGCGGCCTGTCCGGCCTGGTCAACGAGTTCGATGACCGCTTCACCGGCCACACGGCCGCGGCGCTGGAAGCCCTCGGTGCGGACGGTGGCAAGATGCTGACCCGCATCTGCCTGGGCGACCCCGACACCGTTGCCACGCTGGAGGCCACGGCGAAGGCCATTGATTCGCTGGCCGAGCGTAAGCTGATCGCGATGGTGGAACCGTTCCTGTCCCTCCGCGAGAACGGCCGGGTCCGGAACGACCTGTCCACCAACGCGGTGATCAAGTCCGTTGCGATCGCCGAAGGACTGGGCTCCACCAGCGCCTACACATGGATGAAGCTCCCTGTCGTGGCGGACATGGAACGCGTCATGGCCGCGACCACCATGCCCACGGTCCTGCTGGGCGGGGACCCGGACGGGTCCCAGGATGAAGTCTTCGCCACCTGGAAAGCCGCCCTCGCCTTGCCTGGTGTTCAAGGCCTCACCGTGGGCCGGACGCTTTTGTACCCAGCTGACGGGGATGTGGCAGGCGCCGTCGCCATGGCCGCTTCCCTTCTCAACCACACCGCAGAAGTATCGGAGTAG
- the iolD gene encoding 3D-(3,5/4)-trihydroxycyclohexane-1,2-dione acylhydrolase (decyclizing) produces MTVAQAVVEYLSRQYTVDSIGGVQYRERLIPGTFGIFGHGNVAGVGQALKQYQQLDPAIMPYYQGRNEQAQVHQAVGYARHTRRRQTFAISTSIGPGSSNLLTGAALATTNRLPVLLLPSDTFATRAADPVLQQLEQPYAYDLTVNDAFRPLSKFFDRVTRPEQLFSAFHHGLRVLTDPAETGAVTISLPQDVQAEAFDVPEEFLAEREWRIRRPDADDDDIARAADAIRAAKRPLIIAGGGVLYAYANAELAKFAELTGIPVGNTQAGVGVLPWDHQFSLGAIGSTGTTAANAIAAEADLIIGIGTRYEDFTTASRTAFQNPDVRFININVAPIDAYKHGTALPIVADARKALVKLNQALGGYRVGADLEQKIAAEKKRWDATVDEAFDTRFTPLPAQNEIIGAASRAMEARDVVICAAGSLPGDLHKMWRVRDPFGYHVEYAYSCMGYEIPGGLGVKRAALAEAASGQTEARDVVVMVGDGSYLMMHTELVTAVAERIKLIVVLIQNHGYASIGSLSESLGSQRFGTQYRALNEEQHSFDEGDTLPVDLALNAESLGVKVIRIEPGEKVIAELEQAIRDAKAAPERGGPILIHVESDPLLDAPSSESWWDVPVSQVSGLDSTKQAFQTYTGHKNRQRKLLG; encoded by the coding sequence ATGACGGTGGCCCAGGCCGTCGTCGAGTACCTCTCCCGCCAGTACACCGTTGATTCGATCGGTGGTGTCCAGTACCGTGAGCGGCTGATCCCGGGCACGTTCGGGATTTTCGGGCACGGGAATGTGGCCGGGGTGGGCCAGGCCCTGAAGCAGTACCAGCAGCTGGACCCGGCCATCATGCCGTACTACCAGGGCCGGAACGAACAGGCCCAGGTCCATCAGGCCGTGGGGTACGCCCGGCACACCCGGCGCCGCCAAACCTTCGCCATCAGCACCTCGATCGGCCCCGGCTCCTCCAACCTGCTGACCGGCGCGGCGCTGGCCACCACGAACCGCCTGCCGGTGCTGCTGCTGCCCAGTGACACGTTCGCCACCCGCGCCGCGGACCCGGTCCTGCAGCAGCTGGAACAGCCCTACGCCTACGACCTCACTGTCAATGACGCGTTCCGGCCGCTGTCCAAGTTCTTCGACCGGGTCACCCGGCCAGAGCAGCTGTTTTCCGCGTTCCACCACGGCCTGCGCGTCCTGACCGACCCGGCCGAGACCGGCGCCGTAACCATCTCGCTGCCGCAGGACGTCCAGGCCGAGGCCTTCGACGTTCCTGAGGAGTTCCTGGCTGAGCGTGAGTGGCGGATCCGCCGTCCGGACGCGGACGACGACGACATCGCCCGGGCTGCCGACGCCATCCGGGCCGCCAAGCGGCCGCTGATCATCGCCGGCGGCGGCGTGCTCTACGCCTACGCCAACGCCGAACTCGCCAAATTCGCGGAGCTGACCGGGATCCCGGTGGGCAACACCCAGGCGGGCGTCGGCGTCCTGCCGTGGGACCACCAGTTCTCCCTTGGAGCCATTGGCTCGACCGGCACGACGGCGGCGAACGCCATTGCGGCGGAGGCGGACCTGATCATCGGTATCGGCACCCGCTACGAGGACTTCACCACCGCGTCCCGCACGGCGTTCCAGAATCCGGACGTGCGCTTCATCAACATCAACGTCGCCCCGATCGACGCGTACAAGCACGGCACAGCCCTGCCCATCGTCGCCGATGCCCGCAAGGCACTGGTGAAGCTCAACCAGGCGCTGGGCGGCTACCGCGTCGGTGCGGACCTCGAGCAGAAGATCGCGGCTGAGAAAAAGCGCTGGGACGCCACTGTCGACGAGGCGTTCGACACCCGCTTCACGCCGCTGCCGGCGCAGAACGAGATCATCGGCGCCGCGTCCCGGGCCATGGAAGCCCGCGACGTGGTGATCTGCGCCGCAGGGTCCCTGCCTGGTGACCTGCACAAGATGTGGCGCGTCCGCGACCCGTTCGGCTACCACGTGGAATACGCGTACTCCTGCATGGGCTACGAAATCCCCGGCGGCCTGGGCGTCAAGCGCGCCGCCCTGGCCGAAGCCGCAAGCGGACAGACGGAGGCAAGGGACGTCGTCGTGATGGTGGGGGACGGTTCCTACCTGATGATGCATACCGAACTGGTCACCGCCGTCGCCGAACGCATCAAGTTGATCGTGGTCCTGATCCAGAACCACGGCTACGCCTCCATCGGTTCGCTCTCCGAATCCCTGGGGTCGCAGCGGTTCGGCACCCAGTACCGGGCGTTGAACGAGGAACAGCACAGCTTCGACGAGGGCGACACCCTGCCCGTGGACCTGGCGCTGAACGCCGAGTCCCTGGGCGTGAAGGTCATTCGGATCGAGCCGGGGGAGAAGGTCATCGCCGAACTCGAGCAGGCCATCCGTGACGCCAAGGCCGCACCGGAGCGCGGTGGGCCGATCCTGATCCACGTCGAATCCGACCCGCTCCTGGACGCCCCCTCCTCGGAGTCATGGTGGGACGTTCCCGTCTCCCAGGTCTCCGGGCTGGACTCCACGAAGCAGGCCTTCCAGACCTACACCGGCCACAAGAACCGCCAGCGCAAACTGCTCGGCTGA
- a CDS encoding CoA-acylating methylmalonate-semialdehyde dehydrogenase, translating to MTATTTDTTVINHFINGAETAGEGDRTTSVYNPATGKVSAELRLANRADLDATVAAARKAADTWGDISLAKRTAVLFKFRELVAAHVDDLAALITAEHGKVLSDAKGEIGRGLEVIEYACGIPTLVKGDYSDQVSTGIDVFSFREPLGVVAGITPFNFPVMVPLWMAPMAIATGNAFILKPSERDPSASMLLAKLWKQAGLPDGVFQVLHGDKETVDGLLTHPDVDGISFVGSTPIAQYVHETATRHGKRVQALGGAKNHAIIMPDADLDNAADHLAAAAFGSAGERCMAISVAVAVGGAADLIVKKVEERALAVKVNNGTAPDAEMGPVITPASKERIVRIVTEAEVAGAAMVVDGRDLVVPGHEDGFWVGPTVIDHVKTEMTAYTEEIFGPVLVVVRVDTLEDGIALINANPYGNGTAIFTSSGAAARKFQRSVTVGMIGVNVPLPVPVAYHSFGGWKASLFGDKHIYGPEGVSFYTRGKVITSRWPETHHASGASYNFPSN from the coding sequence ATGACTGCCACCACCACTGACACCACTGTCATCAACCACTTCATCAACGGCGCCGAAACCGCCGGCGAAGGTGACCGCACCACGTCCGTCTATAACCCGGCTACCGGTAAGGTCTCGGCAGAACTGCGCTTAGCGAACCGCGCGGACCTTGACGCCACTGTCGCCGCCGCCCGCAAGGCCGCCGATACCTGGGGCGACATCTCCCTGGCCAAGCGCACCGCCGTGCTCTTCAAATTCCGCGAACTCGTCGCCGCCCACGTGGACGACCTCGCCGCCCTGATCACCGCAGAGCACGGCAAGGTCCTTTCCGACGCCAAGGGTGAGATCGGCCGCGGCCTGGAGGTTATCGAGTACGCCTGCGGCATCCCCACCCTGGTCAAGGGCGACTACTCGGACCAGGTTTCCACCGGCATCGATGTTTTCTCCTTCCGCGAACCGCTCGGCGTCGTTGCCGGCATCACCCCGTTCAACTTCCCCGTGATGGTCCCTTTGTGGATGGCGCCGATGGCCATCGCCACCGGCAACGCCTTCATCCTCAAGCCCTCCGAGCGGGACCCGTCGGCGTCCATGCTGCTGGCGAAGCTGTGGAAGCAGGCCGGCCTGCCGGACGGCGTGTTCCAGGTCCTGCACGGCGATAAGGAGACCGTGGACGGCCTGCTGACCCACCCGGACGTGGACGGCATCTCCTTCGTCGGCTCCACCCCGATCGCCCAGTACGTCCACGAGACCGCCACCAGGCACGGCAAGCGCGTCCAGGCCCTGGGCGGGGCGAAGAACCACGCCATCATCATGCCCGACGCCGACCTGGACAACGCCGCCGACCACCTCGCCGCCGCCGCCTTCGGCTCCGCCGGGGAGCGCTGCATGGCCATCTCCGTTGCCGTCGCCGTCGGCGGCGCCGCCGACCTCATCGTCAAAAAGGTCGAAGAGCGCGCCCTGGCCGTGAAGGTCAACAACGGGACCGCGCCCGACGCCGAAATGGGGCCGGTTATCACCCCGGCGTCGAAGGAACGTATCGTCAGGATCGTCACGGAAGCCGAAGTCGCCGGCGCGGCCATGGTGGTGGACGGCCGCGACCTCGTGGTCCCCGGCCACGAAGACGGCTTCTGGGTAGGCCCCACCGTCATCGACCACGTCAAGACGGAAATGACCGCCTACACCGAGGAAATCTTCGGACCCGTCCTCGTCGTGGTCCGCGTCGACACCCTCGAAGACGGGATTGCCCTAATCAACGCCAACCCCTACGGCAACGGCACCGCCATCTTCACCTCCTCCGGCGCCGCAGCCCGCAAGTTCCAGCGCTCCGTCACCGTGGGCATGATTGGTGTGAACGTGCCGCTCCCGGTCCCGGTGGCCTACCACTCCTTCGGCGGCTGGAAAGCTTCCCTCTTCGGCGACAAGCACATCTACGGCCCCGAAGGCGTCTCCTTCTACACCCGCGGCAAAGTCATCACCTCCCGCTGGCCCGAAACCCACCACGCCTCCGGCGCCTCCTACAACTTCCCGTCCAACTAA
- a CDS encoding sugar phosphate isomerase/epimerase family protein, protein MTENKLIIGTAPDSWGVWFADDPKQTPWERFLDEVAESGYKWIELGPYGYLPNDPARLADELKQRDLKVTAGTVFTAFHRGLDQWETAWEPARRVAELTAAMGGEHIVVIPAMWRDDVTGEAVESGTLSDKAWSDLFAGHNRLGKTLLEDFGLKQQFHSHADSHVGAQEDIETLLGASDPQYLNLCLDTGHAEYCGASSLELIKNYPDRIGYLHLKQINPEILKKVNEENMTWAAANLAGVMTEPPNGLPDLRAVIEAVEALNRPIFGIVEQDMYPVAFDVPMPIAKRTRNYLLSCGSRTAVS, encoded by the coding sequence ATGACTGAGAACAAGCTGATTATCGGCACGGCACCGGATTCCTGGGGCGTCTGGTTCGCGGACGATCCGAAGCAGACCCCGTGGGAACGTTTCCTCGACGAAGTGGCCGAGTCCGGCTACAAGTGGATTGAACTTGGCCCCTATGGCTACCTGCCCAACGATCCCGCCCGGCTTGCCGATGAACTGAAGCAACGCGACCTCAAGGTCACCGCCGGCACTGTGTTCACAGCTTTCCACCGCGGCTTGGACCAGTGGGAGACCGCCTGGGAACCGGCCCGCAGGGTTGCCGAACTCACCGCGGCCATGGGCGGCGAGCACATCGTGGTCATCCCGGCGATGTGGAGGGACGACGTCACCGGCGAAGCAGTGGAAAGCGGCACACTGAGCGACAAGGCCTGGAGCGACCTGTTCGCCGGGCACAACCGCCTGGGCAAAACCCTGCTGGAGGACTTCGGCCTGAAGCAGCAGTTCCACTCTCATGCCGACTCCCACGTGGGCGCACAGGAGGACATCGAAACATTGCTGGGCGCCAGCGACCCGCAGTACCTGAACCTCTGCCTGGACACCGGCCACGCGGAATACTGCGGTGCCTCCAGCCTCGAACTCATCAAGAACTACCCCGACCGGATCGGCTACCTGCACCTGAAGCAGATCAACCCGGAGATCCTCAAGAAGGTCAACGAGGAAAACATGACGTGGGCCGCCGCCAACCTCGCCGGCGTCATGACCGAGCCGCCGAACGGCCTGCCGGACCTGCGCGCCGTCATTGAAGCCGTTGAGGCCCTGAACCGCCCCATCTTCGGGATCGTGGAGCAGGACATGTACCCGGTGGCCTTCGATGTGCCCATGCCCATCGCCAAGCGCACCCGCAACTACCTGCTGTCCTGCGGCTCCCGCACTGCCGTCAGTTGA
- a CDS encoding Gfo/Idh/MocA family protein gives MTETLRVAVIGAGRMGTDHIQRLSKRIHGAEVAAVVDVDLARAQAAIEGIPGAVALADAEEALNNGDVNAVLIATPGFLHEDILLKAIAKDIPILCEKPLTPDAESSWKVVEAEVALGHKRIQVGFMRRFDAEYAALGSVIRNNELGELLMLHHQHRNPSTPEGFTNEMLINDSVVHEFDAIRFFTGEEITSIQVRLGKATKNAPNGQHDPQHVLLETESGVLADVEIYVNAKYGYEVGTQASFEEGVVSIGGDKGPYTRSAGRWGGNVTPGFEERFGAAYDVEIQSWVDAALSGEIGGPTAWDGYATAACCEAGVEAQKNGEKVAVKLAAKPDLYK, from the coding sequence ATGACTGAAACCCTCCGCGTCGCCGTCATCGGCGCAGGCCGCATGGGCACCGACCACATCCAGCGCCTCAGCAAGCGTATCCACGGAGCCGAAGTTGCCGCCGTCGTGGACGTCGACCTGGCCCGTGCCCAGGCCGCCATCGAAGGAATCCCCGGCGCCGTGGCCCTTGCCGATGCCGAGGAAGCCCTCAACAACGGCGACGTCAACGCCGTCCTCATCGCCACGCCTGGCTTCCTGCACGAGGACATCCTGCTCAAGGCGATCGCCAAGGACATCCCGATCCTTTGCGAAAAGCCCCTCACCCCCGACGCCGAATCCTCCTGGAAGGTCGTCGAAGCCGAGGTGGCGCTGGGCCACAAGCGGATCCAGGTGGGCTTCATGCGCCGCTTCGATGCCGAATACGCCGCGCTTGGCTCGGTCATCCGGAACAACGAACTTGGCGAACTGCTGATGCTGCACCACCAGCACCGTAACCCCAGCACACCCGAGGGCTTCACCAACGAGATGCTGATCAATGACTCCGTGGTGCACGAATTCGACGCCATCCGGTTCTTCACGGGCGAGGAAATCACCAGCATCCAGGTCCGCCTGGGCAAGGCCACCAAAAACGCCCCGAACGGACAGCACGATCCCCAGCACGTCCTGCTGGAGACCGAATCCGGTGTACTGGCCGACGTCGAAATCTACGTCAACGCCAAGTATGGCTACGAGGTTGGAACCCAGGCGTCGTTCGAAGAAGGTGTTGTCAGCATTGGGGGCGACAAAGGCCCTTACACCCGCAGCGCCGGCCGCTGGGGCGGGAACGTCACTCCGGGATTCGAGGAGCGCTTCGGTGCGGCGTACGACGTCGAAATCCAGTCCTGGGTGGACGCGGCGCTTAGTGGCGAAATCGGCGGCCCCACCGCTTGGGACGGTTACGCCACCGCTGCCTGCTGCGAAGCCGGCGTTGAGGCGCAGAAGAACGGCGAAAAGGTGGCCGTGAAGCTGGCCGCCAAGCCGGACCTCTACAAGTAG
- a CDS encoding sugar phosphate isomerase/epimerase family protein, with the protein MKIALDPTPFHHSHSLLEFPRVAADLGYKYMQMTPHADFIPFYNHPKADDELVGQLSKACKDAGIEIASVLPVLRWSGPDEDAREAAVRYWKRAIQITVDLGVGTMNTEFSGRPEKAEESERAFYRSMEELLPIIEREGIDLLIDPHPDDFVEEGLAAIRVIRGLNSKNVGMVYVASHSFHMKDPALEIMRAAGDRLRLVHVADTMDHHASHGLRYITNPPGNPVRVHQHLKIGDGDVNWDEFFGGLKEIGFLDRDDTVMVSSVFAEDDNAEDVSRYQLETMKQYVQKVSV; encoded by the coding sequence GTGAAAATCGCCCTTGACCCCACCCCGTTCCACCACTCGCACAGCCTGCTGGAGTTCCCCAGGGTGGCGGCGGACCTCGGCTACAAGTACATGCAGATGACCCCGCACGCGGACTTTATCCCCTTCTACAACCACCCCAAAGCGGACGACGAACTGGTGGGCCAGCTCAGCAAGGCCTGCAAGGACGCCGGCATTGAAATCGCGTCCGTGCTTCCGGTGCTCCGCTGGTCTGGTCCGGACGAGGACGCGCGCGAGGCGGCGGTCCGCTACTGGAAGCGTGCCATCCAGATCACCGTGGACCTCGGAGTCGGGACCATGAACACTGAATTCTCCGGCCGGCCGGAGAAGGCGGAGGAGTCCGAGCGGGCCTTCTACCGCTCCATGGAGGAACTGCTTCCCATCATCGAACGGGAGGGCATCGACCTGTTGATCGACCCGCACCCGGACGACTTCGTGGAGGAAGGGCTGGCCGCGATCCGCGTCATCCGTGGCCTGAATTCGAAGAACGTGGGCATGGTGTATGTGGCCTCGCATAGCTTCCACATGAAGGATCCGGCGCTGGAGATCATGCGGGCGGCGGGGGACAGGCTGCGCCTGGTCCACGTTGCGGACACCATGGACCACCACGCCTCGCACGGGCTCCGCTACATCACCAACCCCCCGGGGAACCCGGTCCGGGTCCACCAGCACCTGAAAATCGGCGACGGCGACGTCAACTGGGATGAGTTCTTCGGCGGCCTGAAGGAGATCGGCTTCCTGGACCGGGACGACACCGTGATGGTGTCCAGCGTGTTTGCCGAGGACGATAACGCCGAAGACGTCTCCCGCTACCAGTTGGAGACGATGAAGCAGTACGTCCAAAAGGTGAGCGTATGA
- a CDS encoding sugar porter family MFS transporter, with the protein MSSPASAEPTARPAANHRRALRTATIISTFGGLLFGYDTGVINGALPYMQEDLGLTPLTEGLVTSSLLFGAAFGALFGGRLADRNGRRKMIMVLAVVFLAGTLACTFAPSTEVMIAARFVLGLAVGGASVTVPVYLAEVSPSGRRGRIVTQNELMIVTGQLLAFIFNAYLGNSFGESHGIWRWMLVIATLPAIALWIGMNFMPESPRWLASIGSFGETLSVLQRIRSQEEARAEFEEVKAMAVEDYKSKMGSWKDLGIPWLRRIFFVGLGLAVIQQITGVNSIMYYGTQILAQSGFGREAALTANIANGAISVLATFVGIWLLGKVGRRRMLITGQAGTTTALLLIGLFSLILPEGSTRGFVILSLTVTFLAFQQGAISPVTWLMLSEIFPLKMRGLGMGASAFLLWIVNFLVGFGFPQLLAAIGLSNTFFVFAVLGLGAIAFAAKYVPETRDKSLEDLEHYFKNVAGEKSEPAESTSQ; encoded by the coding sequence ATGAGTTCGCCGGCTTCCGCTGAACCAACCGCCAGGCCAGCCGCCAACCATCGGCGGGCCCTGCGGACCGCCACCATCATCTCCACGTTCGGCGGCCTGCTCTTCGGCTACGACACCGGCGTGATCAACGGCGCCTTGCCGTACATGCAGGAGGACCTGGGCCTGACACCGCTGACCGAGGGCCTGGTCACGTCCTCGCTCCTGTTCGGCGCCGCCTTCGGCGCGCTGTTCGGCGGCCGCCTGGCGGACCGCAACGGCCGTCGCAAGATGATCATGGTCCTCGCAGTCGTCTTCCTGGCGGGCACGCTGGCCTGCACCTTCGCACCGAGTACCGAGGTAATGATCGCGGCCCGTTTCGTGCTGGGACTCGCCGTCGGTGGTGCGTCCGTGACTGTTCCCGTGTACCTCGCGGAGGTGTCGCCGAGCGGGCGGCGCGGGCGGATCGTCACCCAGAACGAACTCATGATCGTCACCGGGCAGTTGCTGGCCTTCATCTTCAACGCCTACCTCGGCAACTCGTTCGGGGAGTCCCACGGCATCTGGCGCTGGATGCTGGTGATCGCCACACTGCCGGCCATCGCGCTGTGGATCGGGATGAACTTCATGCCGGAAAGCCCCCGCTGGCTCGCTTCTATCGGCAGCTTCGGCGAAACGCTCAGTGTGCTGCAGCGGATCCGGTCGCAGGAGGAGGCGCGCGCCGAGTTCGAAGAGGTCAAGGCGATGGCCGTTGAGGACTACAAGTCCAAGATGGGCTCGTGGAAAGACCTGGGCATTCCGTGGCTCCGCCGGATCTTCTTCGTGGGCCTGGGCCTGGCGGTGATCCAGCAGATCACGGGCGTGAACTCCATCATGTATTACGGAACCCAGATCCTGGCCCAGTCCGGCTTTGGCCGGGAGGCAGCCCTGACCGCCAACATCGCCAACGGTGCCATCTCCGTACTGGCCACGTTTGTGGGCATCTGGCTGTTGGGCAAGGTGGGGCGCCGCAGGATGCTGATTACCGGGCAGGCAGGTACCACGACGGCGCTGCTGCTGATTGGCCTGTTCTCACTGATCCTGCCGGAGGGATCCACCCGCGGCTTCGTTATCCTGTCATTGACGGTGACTTTCCTGGCCTTCCAGCAGGGCGCGATCTCGCCCGTGACATGGCTGATGCTCTCGGAAATCTTCCCGTTGAAGATGCGCGGCCTGGGTATGGGTGCTTCCGCTTTCCTGCTGTGGATCGTGAACTTCCTGGTGGGCTTTGGCTTCCCGCAACTGCTGGCGGCCATCGGGCTCTCCAACACGTTCTTCGTTTTTGCCGTGCTCGGGCTTGGAGCCATTGCCTTCGCCGCTAAGTATGTTCCGGAAACCAGGGACAAGAGCCTGGAGGACCTCGAACACTACTTCAAGAACGTGGCGGGAGAAAAATCCGAACCAGCCGAAAGCACAAGCCAGTAG
- a CDS encoding sugar phosphate isomerase/epimerase family protein, which translates to MKLGVYTAVLHQYELPEALKTIKDLGLDGAEISAGGFIGTPHLPVADILTSDAAVEDYLGAFADAGITLTGLNVNGNPLHPDTEVREKHSADLQRSIEVAARLGVKRIVAMSGLPGGHLGATAPNWAVNPWDSAYLDILDYQWDIAVEYWKDINARAASHDVKVAIEMHPQNLVFNPATMIRLVERTGATHVGAEMDPSHLFWQGIDPVAAIKHLGPLVYHAAAKDTRINEACKINGVLDDRFRRLTPGEERLNIGGRYFVNEWPKNSSWDFVAVGRGHDVEFWRNFLAALAAVDPGMAVNIEHEDMELGRLEGLQVAAATLKAAL; encoded by the coding sequence ATCAAACTAGGCGTCTACACCGCCGTCCTGCACCAGTACGAGCTGCCTGAGGCCCTCAAGACCATCAAGGATCTCGGGCTCGACGGCGCGGAGATCAGTGCCGGCGGCTTCATCGGCACCCCACATCTGCCTGTCGCCGACATCCTGACTTCGGATGCCGCCGTCGAGGACTACCTGGGGGCCTTCGCTGATGCGGGCATTACCCTCACCGGGCTGAACGTCAATGGCAACCCGCTCCATCCGGACACTGAGGTCCGCGAAAAGCACAGCGCAGACCTGCAACGATCCATCGAAGTCGCTGCCCGCCTCGGCGTGAAGCGAATCGTTGCCATGTCAGGCCTCCCGGGCGGTCACCTTGGCGCAACCGCCCCGAACTGGGCCGTGAATCCTTGGGACAGCGCCTACTTGGACATCCTGGACTACCAGTGGGACATCGCCGTTGAGTACTGGAAGGACATCAACGCACGCGCTGCAAGCCATGACGTCAAGGTGGCCATTGAGATGCATCCCCAGAACCTTGTCTTCAATCCGGCCACGATGATCCGCCTCGTTGAGCGAACCGGAGCCACCCACGTCGGTGCTGAAATGGACCCAAGCCACCTGTTCTGGCAGGGCATAGATCCGGTTGCCGCCATCAAGCACCTGGGCCCCCTCGTTTACCATGCGGCCGCCAAGGACACCCGGATCAATGAGGCCTGCAAGATTAACGGCGTCCTGGACGACCGCTTCCGCCGGCTGACGCCCGGCGAGGAGCGCCTCAATATCGGCGGCCGCTACTTCGTCAATGAGTGGCCAAAGAACTCCAGCTGGGATTTCGTGGCTGTCGGGCGCGGACACGACGTCGAATTCTGGCGGAATTTCCTGGCCGCCCTCGCAGCCGTAGACCCGGGTATGGCTGTAAATATCGAACACGAAGATATGGAACTGGGCCGCCTTGAGGGTCTCCAGGTCGCCGCCGCAACCCTCAAGGCAGCACTCTAG
- a CDS encoding LacI family DNA-binding transcriptional regulator — MKQSPVANRSVTMEDVAREAGVSRALVSLVMRESPKVSPAKRAAVLEAAAALGYSPNRLASRLASHRTKTLGVLFLDLHNSVFADIYDGITEGLAGSGNQLMVAVGSADPGTELEAVRSFVDLRADGVLLAGYTGTSGELAAALRGTPAVVITRELEADGVDSVLTDDFQSGVLAVQHLYELGHRRIAHVDISDWLPYTARREGYLHAMEQFGLEPMLVHSDMTERGGRQVMENFLASGSALPTAIFTHNDLTAIGVMEALHAHGVAVPDDVAVVGCDNIEVAASPLIGLTSIDQHAGELGRAAAEVILARIANPGGATITRKLPPALMVRKSTATDKKQ, encoded by the coding sequence GTGAAGCAGAGTCCCGTCGCCAACCGTTCCGTCACCATGGAGGACGTAGCCCGTGAAGCAGGCGTAAGCCGGGCACTTGTGTCGCTGGTCATGCGCGAGTCGCCCAAGGTTTCGCCCGCCAAGCGCGCGGCCGTCCTGGAAGCCGCCGCCGCGCTGGGCTATTCGCCCAACCGGTTGGCCAGCCGCCTGGCCAGCCACCGCACCAAGACGCTGGGCGTTCTCTTCCTTGACCTGCACAACTCCGTCTTCGCCGACATTTATGACGGCATCACCGAAGGACTGGCGGGCAGCGGCAACCAGCTGATGGTCGCGGTCGGCTCCGCTGATCCTGGGACGGAACTTGAAGCGGTCCGGTCCTTCGTGGACCTGCGGGCCGACGGTGTGCTGCTGGCGGGCTACACCGGCACGTCCGGTGAATTGGCGGCTGCCCTGCGGGGGACGCCCGCGGTCGTCATCACCCGGGAGTTAGAAGCCGATGGCGTCGATTCCGTCCTCACCGACGACTTCCAGTCCGGAGTACTGGCCGTGCAGCACCTCTACGAATTGGGGCACCGGCGCATCGCCCACGTGGACATCTCCGACTGGCTCCCCTACACAGCCCGAAGGGAAGGCTACCTTCACGCTATGGAGCAGTTCGGCCTGGAGCCGATGCTGGTCCACAGTGACATGACCGAGCGCGGCGGACGGCAGGTGATGGAGAATTTCCTGGCCAGCGGCAGTGCGCTCCCCACAGCAATCTTCACCCACAATGACCTCACCGCAATTGGTGTCATGGAGGCGTTGCACGCCCACGGAGTGGCCGTTCCGGACGACGTGGCCGTTGTCGGCTGCGACAACATCGAGGTGGCGGCTTCACCGCTGATCGGGCTTACCTCCATCGATCAACATGCCGGGGAACTCGGCCGCGCGGCCGCAGAAGTCATTCTGGCCCGGATTGCCAACCCTGGCGGGGCCACCATAACCCGCAAGCTCCCACCGGCCCTGATGGTCCGCAAGTCGACGGCCACGGACAAAAAGCAATAA